A region from the Mustela erminea isolate mMusErm1 chromosome 10, mMusErm1.Pri, whole genome shotgun sequence genome encodes:
- the TMEM52 gene encoding transmembrane protein 52, translating into MVEWRPEGRKLPGPLAWPGPAGTRLCAPAEGNTPLPPPGDPPSAPTRRPGTPQARPRGGPGWRAGTWGGALSLGVASRGGTLGRGFGPGDPGCGRGTGLRWAGRWAGPRARGGACGGGASIKRRGGRGLAPRLRRAWWWGRRPPGRSCCCRRSCRCRRWRWASRTAAATPRTCKSGGWEPGPGPALWGRLGRGRRPGWCPACSRCRRPRRCPPQARWSSLWHVGLILLAVLLLLLCGVTASCVRFCCLRKRVHSRPHLPPTPQPCDLTVSPVDSDSPVHSTVTSYSSVQYPLGMRLPLPFGDLDLDSMTPPAYSLYAPELPPSYEEAVKMAKPRQEEPPPSQ; encoded by the exons ATGGTGGAGTGGAGGCCCGAGGGACGCAAGCTCCCAGGGCCGCTGGCCTG GCCTGGCCCGGCCGGGACCCGGCTCTGCGCCCCGGCCGAGGGCAACACGCCCCTCCCTCCGCCCGGAGACCCCCCAAGCGCGCCCACACGGCGCCCGGGGACCCCCCAAGCGCGCCCACGCGGCGGACCGGGGTGGAGGGCGGGGACGTGGGGCGGGGCTCTCTCGCTGGGCGTGGCTTCGAGGGGCGGTACCCTGGGGCGGGGCTTCGGGCCAGGGGATCCGGGGTGTGGCCGCGGGACCGGCCTTCGATGGGCGGGGCGCTGGGCGGGGCCACGCGCTCGGGGCGGGGCTTGTGGGGGCGGGGCCTCCATAAAGCGGCGCGGCGGGCGGGGTCTCGCTCCCCGTCTGCGCCGAGCATGGTGGTGGGGGCGTCGGCCTCCCGGGCGctcctgctgctgccgccgctccTGCCGCTGCCGCAG GTGGCGCTGGGCTTCTCGGACGGCAGCTGCGACCCCTCGGACCTGTAAGTCGGGGGGGTGGGAGCCGGGGCCTGGCCCCGCCCTGTGGGGGAGGCTCGGACGGGGCCGTCGGCCCGGCTGGTGCCCCGCCTGCTCCAGGTGTCGCCGTCCCCGCAGGTGCCCGCCCCAGGCCCGCTGGAGCAGCCTGTGGCACGTGGG GCTTATCTTACTCGctgtcctgctgctgctgctgtgtggGGTCACAGCCAGCTGTGTCCGATTCTGCTGCCTCCGGAAACGGGTACACAGCCGGCCACACCTGCCACCAACACCACAGCCTTGTGACCTGACGGTCAGCCCTGTGGACAGTGACAGCCCCGTGCACAGCACTGTGACCT CTTATAGCTCTGTGCAGTACCCGCTGGGCATGCGGCTGCCCCTTCCCTTTGGGGACCTGGACCTCGACTCCATGACCCCTCCTGCCTACAGCCTGTATGCCCCTGAGCTGCCACCCTCCTATGAAGAGGCTGTCAAGATGGCCAAACCCAGACAGGAAGAGCCACCGCCCTCTCAGTAA
- the CALML6 gene encoding LOW QUALITY PROTEIN: calmodulin-like protein 6 (The sequence of the model RefSeq protein was modified relative to this genomic sequence to represent the inferred CDS: inserted 2 bases in 1 codon; deleted 6 bases in 3 codons): NAADTSAPRLWCHRSALPAGRRHGRAAPAPAGSLVGWLGDGAGAGSRVGEERGRDGASEHRHPRVRVPLRESREQFGRAGGRSWLLTRLSLCWPGDXGRPFESCRDSGGGGGQRVDYRETPQPAGVLLPDLGHAPPTAPFTSPRDGVHLTLRHMAGLSLGVSHLASGSRVLPLKPPDSAVHPWRASPVPPCLEAPWAAGEGGSFFNPTVQGGQVEGRGGVPRVLGPPPPSDRGAEAALVEVSLQTERLTAEQIKEYKGVFEMFDEEGNGQVKTAELERLMSLLGINPTKSELASMAQDVDRDNKGFFNCDSFLALMGIYWEKAQNQEGELRAAFRVFDKDGKGYIDWNTLKYVLTNAGEPLNEAEAEQMMKEADKDGDGTIDYEEFVAMMTGESFKLVQ, from the exons AACGCAGCTGACACTTCTGCCCCTCGTCTCTGGTGCCACCGCAGTGCTCTCCCAGCCGGCCGCAGACATGGTAGGGCTGCTCCCGCCCCGGCGGGGTCCCTGGTGGGCTGGCTCGGGGATGGAGCGGGCGCTGGGAGCCGTGTCGGGGAGGAGAGAGGGCGGGACGGGGCTTCCGAGCACAGGCACCCGAGGGTGCGGGTGCCTCTCCGGGAATCGAGGGAGCAGTTCggcagggctggagggaggagctGGCTGCTGACGCGACTGTCGCTCTGCTGGCCCGGGGA CGGGCGCCCTTTTGAGAGCTGCCGTGACAGTGGAGGCGGGGGCGGCCAGCGGGTAGACTACCGG GAAACGCCACAACCGGCCGGGGTCCTTCTCCCTGACCTGGGTCATGCCCCCCCCACGGCACCCTTCACCAGCCCCCGAGACGGGGTCCACCTGACGCTCCGCCACATGGCTGGCCTGAGCCTTGGTGTCTCACACCTGGCCTCTGGCTCTCGGGTCCTTCCCCTGAAGCCGCCTGAC AGTGCCGTTCACCCCTGGCGAGCCTCCCCAGTGCCACCTTGTCTGGAAGCGCCCtgggctgcgggggaggggggctccttCTTTAACCCC ACCGTGCAGGGCGGCCAGGTGGAGGGACGGGGCGGGGTGCCACGCGTGCTAGGACCGCCACCTCCCTCGGACCGAGGGGCGGAGGCGGCCCTGGTGGAGGTGTCCTTGCAGACAGAGCGCCTGACAGCGGAGCAGATCAAGGAGTACAAGGGCGTCTTCGAGATGTTCGACGAGGAGGGCAACGGGCAGGTGAAGACCGCCGAGCTGGAGCGGCTCATGAGCCTGCTGGGCATCAACCCCACCAAGAGTGAGCTGGCCTCCATGGCCCAGGACGTGGACAGAGACA ACAAAGGATTCTTCAACTGTGACAGCTTCCTGGCCCTGATGGGGATCTACTGGGAGAAGGCCCAGAACCAGGAGGGCGAGCTGCGGGCCGCGTTCCGCGTCTTCGACAAGGACGGCAAGGGCTACATCGACTGGAACACGCTCAA GTACGTGCTCACGAACGCAGGGGAGCCCCTCAACGAGGCGGAGGCTGAGCAGATGATGAAGGAGGCCGACAAGGACGGGGACGGGACCATTGACTACGAGG AGTTTGTGGCCATGATGACCGGAGAGTCCTTCAAGCTCGTCCAGTGA